A genomic window from Algoriphagus sp. Y33 includes:
- a CDS encoding N-acetylmuramoyl-L-alanine amidase, translating into MERSKNKKILLSLILCIPFVFGGFITNETMMPKFRMKKIVLDAGHGGRDPGNLGSRSKEKDINLAVTLLVGKYIKENLPDVEVVYTRKDDSFPTLKDRPMIANKNKADLFVSIHSNSAANKTAYGTETFVMGTKHFESNFDIVKRENSVILLEDNYQENYEGFDPSSPESYMMFNLMSKVHFENSVSLADNIETQFRSRVGRKSRGVKQGPFYVLWTPSMPSVLVELGFLSNTTEEKFLMSQEGKEYMASAIYRSIRDYKESIEAN; encoded by the coding sequence ATGGAACGGTCCAAAAACAAAAAAATTCTTCTTAGTCTGATTTTATGCATTCCCTTTGTATTCGGCGGATTCATCACCAACGAAACAATGATGCCGAAGTTTCGGATGAAAAAAATTGTTCTTGATGCAGGACACGGTGGTAGAGATCCGGGGAATTTAGGTTCAAGATCTAAGGAAAAAGACATTAATCTAGCTGTAACTCTGTTAGTTGGAAAATACATTAAGGAAAATCTGCCGGATGTAGAAGTGGTATATACCAGAAAAGACGACAGCTTTCCAACGCTAAAAGATCGGCCAATGATTGCAAATAAAAACAAAGCAGATCTTTTTGTTTCTATTCATTCGAATTCTGCTGCAAATAAAACCGCTTATGGTACCGAAACATTTGTCATGGGAACCAAGCATTTTGAGTCCAACTTTGATATTGTAAAGCGGGAAAACTCGGTTATTCTCTTGGAGGATAATTACCAAGAAAACTACGAAGGATTCGATCCGTCTTCTCCAGAATCCTACATGATGTTCAATTTGATGTCAAAAGTTCATTTCGAAAACTCAGTATCTCTTGCTGATAATATCGAGACCCAGTTTAGAAGTCGGGTGGGCCGTAAAAGCAGGGGAGTTAAACAGGGGCCGTTCTACGTTCTCTGGACTCCATCCATGCCTTCTGTTTTGGTGGAGTTGGGTTTTCTGTCCAATACCACCGAGGAGAAATTCTTAATGAGCCAAGAAGGCAAAGAATACATGGCATCTGCCATCTATAGATCTATCCGGGATTATAAGGAATCTATCGAAGCCAACTAA
- a CDS encoding thiamine phosphate synthase translates to MYRFQFISQGQTPEEHLNNCKEVLIAGGKWIQLRMKNFPDEIVEETALEIQSLCAQSGATFILNDNVNLAKKINADGVHLGLADTAIIEARLILGKDKIIGGTANTVEDVVQRIEEGCNYIGLGPYRFTTTKEKLSPILGLEGYRSLINRLNEEQRKTPILAIGGIQLEDISLILETGLSGIALSGILANSMHKKEIVERINKILYEPA, encoded by the coding sequence ATGTATAGATTTCAATTCATATCACAAGGTCAAACACCTGAAGAACACCTCAATAACTGCAAAGAGGTATTGATTGCAGGAGGCAAATGGATTCAGTTGCGCATGAAGAATTTTCCGGATGAAATTGTAGAGGAAACAGCACTGGAAATACAATCGTTGTGCGCCCAATCCGGAGCAACTTTCATCTTGAACGACAACGTGAATCTCGCAAAAAAAATCAATGCTGATGGAGTTCATCTGGGATTGGCAGACACGGCCATTATAGAAGCGCGGTTGATATTAGGTAAGGACAAAATCATAGGCGGAACCGCCAATACAGTGGAAGATGTAGTACAAAGAATAGAAGAAGGCTGCAATTACATAGGGCTAGGTCCCTACAGATTCACCACGACAAAAGAAAAACTGAGTCCAATACTCGGATTGGAAGGTTACAGAAGCCTGATCAACCGATTGAATGAGGAGCAAAGGAAAACGCCCATCTTGGCAATTGGTGGAATTCAGTTGGAAGACATCTCCCTCATTCTAGAGACGGGACTCAGCGGAATTGCTTTATCGGGGATTTTAGCCAACTCAATGCATAAAAAAGAAATTGTGGAACGCATTAATAAGATACTCTATGAACCCGCTTAA
- a CDS encoding thiazole synthase, with amino-acid sequence MNPLKIADKEFNSRLFLGTGKFGSPLEMQNAIINSGSELVTVALKRIDLETDTDSILGHLPKSVNLLPNTSGARNAKEAIFAAQLAREALETNWLKLEIHPDPKYLLPDPIETLKATEELAKLGFIVLPYIHADPVLCKLLEDAGTAAVMPLGSPIGTNKGLRTIDFLEIIIGQSRVPVIVDAGIGAPSDAAKAMELGVDAVLVNTAIAVAGNPTDMAAAFKMAVIAGRLAYESKLGKIQSSAIASSPLTSFLNG; translated from the coding sequence ATGAACCCGCTTAAAATCGCAGACAAGGAATTTAACTCACGCCTTTTTTTGGGAACGGGAAAGTTTGGTTCACCTTTAGAAATGCAGAATGCCATTATCAATTCAGGTTCTGAACTGGTAACAGTAGCACTGAAAAGAATTGATTTGGAAACCGATACTGACTCGATTTTGGGTCATTTACCCAAGTCTGTCAATTTACTGCCCAACACTTCCGGCGCACGAAATGCGAAAGAAGCTATTTTTGCGGCTCAGTTGGCCCGGGAAGCATTGGAGACGAATTGGCTGAAACTGGAAATTCATCCTGATCCAAAATACTTGCTGCCCGACCCGATAGAAACCTTGAAAGCAACGGAAGAATTGGCGAAACTGGGCTTTATTGTACTTCCTTACATACATGCTGACCCGGTTTTATGCAAGCTATTGGAAGATGCAGGCACTGCGGCAGTGATGCCTTTAGGTTCGCCGATTGGCACCAATAAAGGACTTAGAACAATAGATTTTCTGGAAATCATAATCGGGCAAAGTCGGGTTCCCGTGATTGTGGATGCAGGAATCGGAGCTCCCTCTGATGCAGCCAAAGCCATGGAGCTGGGTGTGGATGCCGTTCTGGTAAACACTGCAATCGCAGTAGCGGGAAATCCGACAGACATGGCCGCAGCTTTCAAAATGGCGGTAATTGCGGGCCGATTGGCCTATGAATCGAAATTGGGAAAGATCCAATCTTCAGCGATTGCATCAAGCCCCTTAACGTCTTTTTTGAATGGGTAG
- the thiH gene encoding 2-iminoacetate synthase ThiH → MGSFVDIFNSLSWDEVKESIYSKTEKDVLHALHASKLSLEDFKALVSPAAEPYLEQMAAKSSALTQKRYGKTIQLYAPMYLSNECNNICTYCGFSLTNKVKRKTLSDDEIKKEIEAIKKEGFNHILLVTGEANHTVNINYFLQAIKLIKPNFANISIEFQPLSVEEYRQAHDSGVYSVLVYQETYHKEVYKNYHTKGKKSNFDYRLETPDRIGEAEIHKIGLGVLLGLEDWRVDSFYCAAHLDYLEKKFWKTKYSISFPRMRPAEGIIEPNVIVTDRHLVQLLTAYRLFNEDVELSISTRESEHFRNNIIPLGVTSMSAGSKTNPGGYSVEPESLEQFEISDDRPVQEIVELIKARGYEAVHKDWDRKFSEHYA, encoded by the coding sequence ATGGGTAGCTTTGTAGACATATTCAACTCCCTCTCTTGGGATGAGGTGAAGGAATCGATTTATTCCAAGACAGAGAAAGATGTGCTTCACGCTTTGCACGCTTCGAAATTATCGTTGGAAGATTTTAAGGCATTGGTCTCCCCTGCTGCAGAACCTTATTTGGAGCAGATGGCAGCCAAATCGAGTGCACTGACACAGAAGCGTTATGGAAAAACGATACAGCTCTATGCCCCCATGTATTTGAGCAACGAGTGCAATAATATCTGCACCTACTGCGGATTCAGTCTGACCAATAAAGTGAAACGCAAGACCCTCTCCGATGATGAAATCAAAAAGGAAATTGAAGCGATAAAGAAAGAGGGATTTAACCATATCCTACTGGTCACGGGTGAGGCGAACCATACGGTAAACATCAATTATTTCTTACAAGCGATCAAGCTTATCAAGCCCAATTTTGCCAATATTTCGATAGAATTTCAGCCCTTAAGTGTGGAAGAATACAGACAAGCACACGATTCCGGTGTTTACTCCGTGTTGGTTTATCAGGAAACGTATCATAAGGAAGTATACAAAAATTACCACACGAAAGGAAAAAAATCGAATTTCGATTACCGCTTGGAGACACCCGATAGAATCGGCGAGGCGGAAATTCACAAAATCGGATTGGGGGTATTATTAGGATTGGAAGATTGGCGGGTTGATTCCTTTTACTGTGCCGCTCATTTGGATTACCTGGAAAAGAAATTCTGGAAAACAAAATACTCGATTTCCTTCCCGAGAATGCGTCCTGCTGAGGGAATTATTGAACCCAACGTGATCGTAACAGACAGACACTTGGTGCAATTACTGACGGCTTACCGCCTATTCAACGAGGATGTGGAACTGTCAATTTCTACCAGAGAATCGGAGCACTTCAGGAATAATATTATTCCACTTGGAGTCACGTCCATGAGTGCCGGATCAAAAACAAATCCTGGGGGTTACTCCGTAGAACCTGAATCTCTGGAGCAGTTTGAGATTTCCGATGATCGTCCGGTTCAGGAGATAGTGGAATTGATCAAAGCCAGGGGATACGAGGCCGTTCATAAAGACTGGGACCGAAAATTCAGTGAACACTATGCTTAG
- a CDS encoding HesA/MoeB/ThiF family protein, which translates to MLSREEFNRYNKQVMLEDVGLAGQTMLKEAKILVIGAGGLGAPLLQYLTSMGVGTLGIVDFDVVEISNLHRQILFSPEDAGRLKVDVTKEKLVKQNPYVSITTYPELLSEENAKQIFSDYDFIVDGCDNFLTRYIVNDTCVKMGKPLVYGSILGYQGQVAVFNYKGGKHLRDLFPEPPNAEDVPSCSENGVMGYVPGIVGLYMCDFVTQLIMGQFEQVNTLLLIDLKTIGMRQIRF; encoded by the coding sequence ATGCTTAGCAGAGAAGAATTCAATCGCTACAATAAACAAGTGATGCTGGAGGATGTGGGCTTGGCTGGGCAAACAATGCTGAAAGAAGCAAAGATACTTGTCATCGGTGCCGGAGGTTTGGGTGCACCACTACTTCAGTACTTAACTTCGATGGGAGTAGGAACCCTAGGAATTGTTGATTTTGATGTAGTTGAAATATCAAATCTCCACCGTCAGATTTTATTTTCGCCTGAAGATGCCGGACGGTTAAAAGTGGATGTCACTAAGGAAAAATTAGTAAAACAAAATCCCTATGTATCTATAACTACCTATCCCGAATTGCTGTCGGAAGAAAATGCCAAGCAAATTTTTAGTGATTACGACTTCATCGTGGATGGCTGTGACAATTTTCTGACACGATACATTGTAAACGACACCTGCGTGAAGATGGGAAAACCCTTGGTTTATGGCAGTATCTTAGGGTATCAGGGGCAAGTAGCGGTATTTAATTATAAAGGGGGCAAGCACTTACGGGATTTATTCCCCGAACCGCCAAATGCTGAAGATGTGCCGAGCTGCTCGGAAAATGGTGTGATGGGCTATGTACCGGGAATTGTGGGATTGTATATGTGTGATTTTGTGACTCAGTTGATCATGGGACAATTTGAACAAGTCAACACCTTGCTTCTGATAGATTTGAAAACGATAGGAATGAGACAGATTCGATTTTAA